From Deltaproteobacteria bacterium:
CTAGACCAGCAGCAACACTATGAGTGTGTAGCATTTGGCCGTCGCTATTTTGCAAGAAGTAACTACGATATCCTTGAGCGACACCAAGTTTACCATCACTTGAGGCTAAACGTGCGGCATGCTCACCAGAAGGTATACCTTTGCCACCAGCTTCAACGCCAATAAGTTCGACCTCTTTATCTTTAAGAAAGCCACTGAATATACCTAAGGCATTTGAGCCACCCCCTACGCAGGCATAGATACGGGTTGGTAGTTTACCGGTTTCATCAATTATTTGTTGCCGCGCTTCTTTACCTATGATCGATTGAAAATAAGTAACCATGGTTGGGAAAGGATGCGGACCACAAGCAGTGCCAAGCACATAATGAGTAGTATCCATATTGGCAATCCAATCACGAAACGCAGCATTTATGGCGTCTTTTAAGGTGCGTGAGCCGTCTTTTACCGAGATAACATTTGCACCTAAGCGTTCCATCCAAAATACATTGGGTCGTTGTCTCTCAACATCAACCTCACCCATATAGACAGTGCAATCAAAACCAAATTTAGCCGCCATAGTGGCAGTAGCGACGCCATGTTGTCCGGCGCCAGTTTCAGCAATAACGCGAGTTTTACCCATGCGTTTAACTAACAAACCTTGTCCCATAACATTGTTAGCTTTATGAGCTCCGGTATGGTTGAGATCTTCACGTTTTATATAGATGCGTGCGCCACCAAAATGACAGGTTAGGTTTTCAGCAAAGGTAATAGGAGTTGGCCGACATGAATATGTCTGCATTAATTTTTCAAATTGTGGCCAGAAAATAGGATCATTACGAGCTCCAAGAAAAGCTTCTTCAAGTTCGTCAAAAGTAACAGTTAAAATTTCGGGGACATAAGCGCCACCGAATTGACCAAAGTAGCCACGGTCTTTCATGATGTTTTATCTCGCGTTAAAGTCGTAGCACTCAAACTAGCAGTTGTATTGAGAGTTTGGGTTAGTGCCACTCTAAAAGTTACAACCAGCATACGTGCATAAAATGCATTAAGGGCGTTACCAAAATCTAAAGTGCGTTCAACTAGTAATACACTAGCATCAGCATCGATTTCTAAAATTTCAGCTTCAAGTGCAGTAGCACTGTGCGCGCGCAGGGTTTGATGACCACTAGTAGGGCGACGATGATAGTGATGTTCGACCAGTGCTGAAAGTGGTTCATGACTTAGCGGCAACTTTTCAAATTCTGGAAAAGTTGATTGTTGCAGCGCCATTTGTTCGAGTAAGACCGGTTTGTTATCAAGACTACCGACACGAGTGAAAACATAACCGCTTTGGCTAGCAAGCGGACCAGTCTCAGATGGTAAATGGTTAAGTAAACGTGGAGGTGAAATGATAGTGGTAATTAATTCAAGACCAGCGCCATGAAAGGCTGCTGCTGTGCCCCCTAAGGTGAAGAGATCAACAGGTTCATGTGAGGCTACAACAAAAGTGCCAGCGCCACGGCGCCGTTCAAGCAAACCGCGACGTACCAAACAATCAGTAGCTTGACGTACGGTTGGACGACCAATACCAAAGGTTTTAGCGAGTTCAGGCTCAGAGGGAATACGCCCATCTACTGGCAATTCGCCAGAGCGGATCTGTCGGCTTAATTCATCAGCAAGTTGGCGATATAAAGGAGTAGGTGACTGATGGTTTAACATGATTGTGACAATAACAGGCACTTGTTAAGTTGTCAAGACAACTTAACAATATAATCTTTTATTTAATTAAAAAGAGAGATAATAAATGGTTAAAAAGAGATAAAAAATAATTTTTAATCATCCCATAAAATCGCGAAAATTATCAATGGCACGTGGCGATAAGGTAAAGTTTTTTTGTTTTTCTTCACCTAAAGTTCGTTGTGGTACTGGACCATAGTCATGGCCGGGCATAACGATGAGTTCATCAGGCAAAGATGCGATGATGCTGGTAAGAGAGTGATACATAGCACGAGAGTCAGAGCCTGGTAGATCAGTACGCCCACAACCTTCAATAAAAAGGGTATCGCCCGTAAATAAATACTTATCCGCGACCAAGCAAATACCGTCGAAAGAATGACCAGGAGTATGTAAACAGCGAATTGGTAAGTTGCCCAACATTAGAATTTCTTCATGCTTAAGTTTTATATCGGGATTTGTAGGTGCATCTTGGTGAGCGACTAATTTAGCGCCTATTGAGCGTAAATATTGATTACCACCAATATGGTCGAAATGTGCATGGGTGTTAATGACATAGCGAAGGTTTAAATGGTATTTTTGCAGCTCAGCTTCGAGGCGATCTAACTCAGCAGTTGGGTCAATAACTACGCCACTACCACCTTCTTGATCACCAATAATATAAGCAAAATTGCGCATAGGACCGACTTCAAGTTGAGATACTAACATTTATACTCCGTGTTTTAAGATAAATTTTTTAATGGATGTCGTCTTGCAGCACAATAAGCTGCAGCAGCAAATCCAATGACTAAACCAAAGGCAATATAACCTGTAATTGCTAACCAATCTTCGATAGATGTTGGGGATATGAGCGACTGCCAAAGCTTAGATTTTGCAAGCGGAATATTATCATGAAGAGCTTTTAAAATTTTAAGTACTAACGAAAAACTAGCCGCAAAAACAATACCAGCAAAACAACCTAATAGACCACGTATAAATAACGCTAAGTGCGATAAGGGTGGTAATGTGTTA
This genomic window contains:
- the trpB gene encoding tryptophan synthase subunit beta; amino-acid sequence: MKDRGYFGQFGGAYVPEILTVTFDELEEAFLGARNDPIFWPQFEKLMQTYSCRPTPITFAENLTCHFGGARIYIKREDLNHTGAHKANNVMGQGLLVKRMGKTRVIAETGAGQHGVATATMAAKFGFDCTVYMGEVDVERQRPNVFWMERLGANVISVKDGSRTLKDAINAAFRDWIANMDTTHYVLGTACGPHPFPTMVTYFQSIIGKEARQQIIDETGKLPTRIYACVGGGSNALGIFSGFLKDKEVELIGVEAGGKGIPSGEHAARLASSDGKLGVAQGYRSYFLQNSDGQMLHTHSVAAGLDYTGVSPLLSHYRDIGRVRFEAALDTEVIEALQLTTRKEGLIPALESTHAFVQAFKEAPSLTSQDIILINQSGRGDKDIFTIAQAFNDPAWKEFIRDKANS
- a CDS encoding GntR family transcriptional regulator; this translates as MLNHQSPTPLYRQLADELSRQIRSGELPVDGRIPSEPELAKTFGIGRPTVRQATDCLVRRGLLERRRGAGTFVVASHEPVDLFTLGGTAAAFHGAGLELITTIISPPRLLNHLPSETGPLASQSGYVFTRVGSLDNKPVLLEQMALQQSTFPEFEKLPLSHEPLSALVEHHYHRRPTSGHQTLRAHSATALEAEILEIDADASVLLVERTLDFGNALNAFYARMLVVTFRVALTQTLNTTASLSATTLTRDKTS
- a CDS encoding MBL fold metallo-hydrolase; protein product: MLVSQLEVGPMRNFAYIIGDQEGGSGVVIDPTAELDRLEAELQKYHLNLRYVINTHAHFDHIGGNQYLRSIGAKLVAHQDAPTNPDIKLKHEEILMLGNLPIRCLHTPGHSFDGICLVADKYLFTGDTLFIEGCGRTDLPGSDSRAMYHSLTSIIASLPDELIVMPGHDYGPVPQRTLGEEKQKNFTLSPRAIDNFRDFMG